The Scleropages formosus chromosome 3, fSclFor1.1, whole genome shotgun sequence genome contains the following window.
GTACATACCGTTGTCCTGCAGCGATGCAGCCAGCGGGAAGCACAGGGACAGagaatacacacattcacacacttcaGCACACCTACGGGTTGCACCGAAACCCTTTATGGCGAAGCTCTGCGTTCAGTTAAGCCTCACGTTGTTTTACACAAGGCAACAATGCCATATCATTTCAAATCCCCACACGACATACCGTAGAGGCAGGGTGGACCACTGAGTGGCACTGTAGTTCCATCAAATATTCTAATTTACAATATAATTTCTTGTGTAATAGCTCCTATTAATTTTACACAGCAAATCGGGGTTTTAATatccaatttacattttcacttgaATGTTTTACACataagggggcgcagtggattggaccacagtcctgctctccggtgggtctggggttcgagtcccgcttggggtgccttgtgacggactggcgtcccgtcctgggtgtgtcccctccccctccggccttacgccctctgttaccgggtaggctccggttccccgcgaccccgtataggacaagcggttcagaatgtgtgtgtgtgtgtgtgtgtgttttacacattaAAGTACAAATTATAGTACTAGGATAAACAGGATAACTAACTTGTGTAAACCATTGCATTTGTGCCTTATAACATTATTTGATTAAGGCTTACTAGGAAGAAATAAATCGTAAAATAGCAGAGATGTTGGAAAAGAATGGAAGGTAATTTTCATAACTAATTCTGGAAGACACACGTTACTGGAAGCAGTGTAGCGGCAGGAGAACGAGAGCCATGGGACTGGAACAGCAGGACCCGTGTGCGGTGTGGGCGGGGCATCTGCCGGAGGATCCCTTCACTACTGATGTATTGGGGTCTATGATGCACAATAGTTCTATACTTTTTATGCAGAATTATTGGGGCGAAGTATTCACAGTATGAACGTAAACCGTATATCCGTTTAATGTCCGCAGTACTTGTATAACCCTAAATTACACTGCAAATGAATCCTACTTTTATTCCAGCCGTTAAATGTCTCGCGCGTATTATGCGCTGCATCCACTGCGCGGAGCATGAAAGATGCTCCATACTCACGTCGGCGAAAGTACAGTCAAGACCCAACCGTAGCGCCACCTCGCCACAGGAACAGGGGAACTCGGAGTCGGGTGCGATGCGAGGCGTAAGTGCTACGGAGAGGTGCGTGTACGCGTGCCGGAGCCGGGGGCCTACCACGATAACGGACGCGCCTGCGGTCGGGTTGCTGTGCTTTCGGGAGCCGTTGAGCTGCATGGTCAGTTCGCTCATCTCCACCTTCAGGTTGTTCTCCATGGCGACGTCCTCCTGCACGGGACATTGACCGACAGCTTCATCAGAAGTTCCCGGAAACAGCACTTTTGCCCCTTTTGACATTTTACATCACTACGGATAAGAGCACTGAATGCAGAAGAAAGGCAGACGAAAGAACTTACAGTTACCCACGGATGGGCCAGTATGTCCTCGGCTGTGTAGCGGGCCTCCACGTTCACCTGCAGCATCCGGCCAATGAGCTCCTTGAAGGACACATAGTAATATAAGCGCCATGGTGTGCAGTAGATGGTGATGGGTAAACACATTGCCAAGCCCATGACTACCGCGCACATATGGAGAGTTTCTGGTTATTACGAAAACCAGTACTCTCTGTATATCGATGACATTCAAAATATATGTTCTTGCTTCTAATCAAAGCTGCTTACAAAAGTATTCACAGCATGTTATTGGCGCAACTGAGCAAAAGTAATCTCGGTTTCACCCAATGAACATGTTtccaacagcatttttttcagcttttactgAACGGTGCGTAAGTAGGGTATGGGTTCGGCGCCAACGTGGCCCGTCACACGTGAGCACACTCACTTTGGCCGAGTCGGTGATGTTGTCCCAGTAGGGGGTGGGAAACTCAAGACGACCCACCAGGATCTGGTCGAACAGGTCCTCCTGGAGGTTGTTCTCACTGAGGTTCGACACAAAGGCTGGTTAATGTAGTGCCCCCCCAACACTTTCACAACTCTATGGAGGTGGAGTCACAGCTCACCTGCGGAAGGGTGGGAAGCCACACAGCAGGATGTAGGTGATGACTCCAGCAGCCCAgatgtccaccttcagcccGTAGCTGTGGCCGCACAAGGCCGGAGAGACGCTCAACACTCCAACAATGCAAATGGTTAATGAAGAGTCCCCCTGACGCCCCCGCACACCTTACCCTGTTTCAGCAATGATTTCTGGTGCAACATACGTGGGGGTCCCGCACACAGTGTATAGCGGCCCCTCCACCACAGTGGCCAGGCCAAAGTCCCCCAGTTTCAGAGACTTGGTACCATCTGGGTATTCACACACCTGCAGGACACACAATGGTGTTTCACACACTCTTCCTTGAATGTCCTCCTTGCTTCTTGACTGCAGATTCAGCTAGTGAGATGGGCAGTGctgctttctgtgtgttttcagaaacaTGAACTACAGGACTTAATCATTTAGAGACAGAGGTGCAGGAGCACAGCAGGTTACTTTGGGGTCCTGCTCACATGGcttcaaaatcaaaattctgtaggttcttggttttggctacaatgtggcagaatgagctccctctgtcctcagagctgctgaatcccttcgaGTACTCAAGGACGATatcaaactcatctcttccagacccatttctctcttgATCTACCgagagctacataaatgggtccTACACCATCCGCTACGGCTATCTATGCATTTcctatttgaatgtcacctctgtagacagctacttgagggatgggAACCAGCAACATGCTGCTACCAGACAAACAATATGTGTTTTGATACTCTTGGGTctgcgtctacagcggtttatCTGTTAtcgatgcacttttgtttcttCCGAGTTGtccatcactttggagaaaagtgtgtgataaatgaGTGTAACTGTATGAGACAACTTCAATAATTTAACTGATAACTGACTCATCAGTAATTTAATATACTGTGTTGACACAGCAAGGCTGAGACCCACGAGCAAGTTCTCTGGCTTGATGTCTCGGTGGACGATGTTGAGGCTGTGCAGGTACTTGAGGGCACTGGCCAAGTTGAACACCATGGCACTGGCATCCTGCTCCGTGTACTTGGTGGACGAGGTGATGGCGTCGAAGAGGTCGCCACCCTGTCACCATATTAACCCCATTAACACCACACAACAACCAATAACATCGCCAGTAATGCTGAGGAGCAGATTCTCACAGCAAAACGCATAAATGCACCTATACTACAGCGCACACTTGTTCTCATATACAGTGACCTTACCTTGACCAGCTCCATGACCAGGTAGAGCTCACTCGGTGTGTCCACCTCCTCTATCAGCATGATGATATTGGGATGCTTCACCCTCCGCAGCACGGCCACCTCGTTCTCAATCAGGTGCTCCTGGCATACATCAACCTGCTGTCAGTCATTCATTCTCCCGCTGTCCATCATCTGTGAAGCACAGGGCTTCCTCACCACtgtctgttgtgtgtttttgtctccaTCCTCAAAATTAGAGACACAGAGGGGGGTTTGAATGTGACTGCAGCTCAAACACCGTGCGGAGCAATGCACGAAGAAGCACAAGCCACGTTTAAAAGTCGCTGCGTTCAAAAAAGCCTCGTCTCTTCCCATGTCGTCAGCTTCGGTGTCAGCGGGAAAGTGGATAAACGGACACCGGACAGCAACAACAGTTTCGGGTTCCGGGTGCAGCTGCCTGCCGTCACCCACCTTGCCGCTGCATTTGCCCTTGTCAATGATCTTCAGTGCAAACTCCATCCCCGTGGCCCTGAAGGagaaccggagagcaggaagagGTGAAGGCTTGTCTGAGCGCAGAGTGCTGATGTGGCGGTGAGAACCGAACCCCGCGGGGGTCCCTAATCCCCGAGTTCACGCTTTGTGTGTATCGCCGCATGGAGCTCTGACAGCTACAGGTCTACAGGTGCAAATATGAGCAACCCGAGTGTCCcaacacatgaaaaatatgGCATTTTAATTTGACACCCAAAATTAATTAGTATACCAggataaaaattatttttatgcaagACAATGATAACATCAACATATCATATTTGTCACAAAAAATAGAATTTCTTGCTCTTAATGTCATGTTttcgttcatccatccatttattcattgttaactgcttgtccagtgcaggatcatGGAAGTCTGGGGTGTCTTCCAGGAAGCACAAGGTGGGAGCCACGGTACACCCTTATGCTAAGCATATTttcttgtacacacacacacgcacacattgtctgaaccgcttgtcccattcagggtcgcggggagcaggagcccaacccggcaactcagggcgtaaggccggagagggaggggatacacccaggatgggacgctagtccatcgcaaggcaccccaagcgggacttgaaccccagacccgctggagagcaggacccggtccaacccactgcgccccccatgaCTTGTAAACAGctaaagtaattaattttttctgtaattttctttaagTCTTCCCATGACTGcttattccagtaaaatgacaatGTTAACAGGCAAAAATTACTCAGTGATAAGCTCATTGCTTTAAATATGTTGTCTGCATTTTCATAAGcctttgtacagtgttttttttgttgtataagACCCTGCTGTGTGAGGGCTGACtgcacctgggtttgaatcccagttccTGCAgtagtgccttgatcaaggtacttaccctgaactgattatagtaaaaattacctagctgtataaatgggtaaatcagtgttagtaGCTTCGTGTACAATCCTGACATTTTAGTGGACAAGCACTATCTACTGTAATCACCTCGTGGAAAAATCCACAAATTTAACCATGTATTACAAAATTCtgaaattataatttcattagctaaattaataaatgcaaatatgtgcAGTGTTCCAATTAATATGGAAATATGGTAAATAATTTGTAAGGCCGTTTCTGAAGTGTGTAGACTGCAATGAAGAGGCCTGAGAATACACACCTTTCCACACACTCCTTCACAACAGCAAAGTTTCCATCGCCGATGACCTTTCCAACCTTGTACTTGTCCAAGATGACAGAAGCGGCTGGGCACGCATTCCCGTTCACTGCTGGAGAGACCAGGACTGAGCTGACAGGTCCCGTCCACTTGGAAACACACCCAGCATTCTGATTCATGCACTCAATTTTCCCCAGTCAGACAAACCCAATCTAATGACTGCTTTACTACATAACCAGTTACCACCCAGTGTTCTGACCATGTTTACCGAGGAGAAAGTTCTCAGCTGGGAGCTGAAAGCAGAGCTGATCCCTCACGTGCTATAGGTTGTCTACGTCCTGTGCAGCAGATCCTGACCCGAAGCTCTTAACATGTCCTACATGCAGTTGGCAGGTGTGAGGATGACTGAGTGCCGCACCAGCGCTGAGGGATTTGACGGTTGTGCCGGTGGATCACCTCGGCATGACTTTACCTTCTGGACTCAAGTCATCGCTCAGATCCACGGCTCTGTTTACGCTGGAAGAGGAGCCGCGATGGGGGGACATCTGAGGGGAAAGACCATCCTCATCAGTACCGTTTCCTCATGCTGCTCATGAACAGAGCACTGAGGCATCGGGGTCGGTCTTACCCTGCGGCTTGACAAGCTACCGGGGCTGGTTGGAGTGGAGCCGGACGCCTTGGGTGACCTGGGCCTAGATGTCTGGCTGCCAGGGGTCCCGGGGGTCCCAGGGGTTCCGGATGCTGCAGCAAAGAGGAGGTCTCAATGAGCGCCCCTACGAACCTGAACCTCCGCACGAACCCTGGGCTCCTACACATCCCTGCACCCCTCCTGCtcattgtaaagaaaaaaagaaaaaaattgtccttGTATAAATGCCTCTTACATGAAGAAAGGAAATTAAGGTCTAGTTGGGAAGTGCAGTGGGACACATTAAATACtcatttaaatattgatatatacaatataatgaGCATCTGAAGCAACTTGAACAGTAACTCTCATGTTTTACAAGTGTTTTATTgttgtgcaaaaataaatgtatgtaaataaaatcagCTCATTTGTTTGTCACTTAAAAGGACTACAATGGAGTTGTTTAAATTATTCCTAAATAATATaacaggagaaaagaaaaatttcagacAACAGCATTGCAGACCAGCCGGTGACCCCGTCAGCAGTGGTTCACAGCCAGGACATCCATCACCACGGCAACGGAGGCGGGCCCTGCAGTGCTGAGCGGGGCGGGGCCTGGCCACACGGGTGGGCCGCCGTGGCGAGGGCACTGCCCGCCGGTGGGAGCACAGCGTGCGCAGCTCTCAGACAAAGCGCCCGCCTGGCACACGcttaaccccccaccccaaagaaTGGCTAGTAGCAGCTGTCAGAGCGCATGCTGGGATACGGAGAAGCTGCAGAAACAGAAGTGGAGGTTTGCGCCGTCTGTCTGCcttaaataaaactaaaattaggattaaaaactaaaaacgGACAAAGGCGCCTCGCTgagaaaagcagcacatttgACACGGTGGCAACAGGATGTGAGATGTTGGTCATCCTGCAGGGGGCGATCTTAGGGTATTTAAGGTTGCTCTCAAGCTCTTGGTTTACTTATATCATTTTATTACTGCAGATGATGCGTGATtattccccaaagcaacttacagtgatttccccatttatacggcGGGGTAGTTAtgaccggagcaattcagggcaagtaccttaaccaaggctactacagcaggaggtgggattcaaacctgcaacctttgggtccagaggctctacccgctacaccacctgctgacgATGAGCAGAAGCTCTAGTGCCCCCTCGCAGGCGGGAGGGAAACCGGGCAGTCATTATCCGATTATTATGTCTGCTTTATGGGTGGGTTGGTGACAGAGCTCACAGGGAGCTTTTAAACCACTGTTTGTTTGGCAGATAGTGACAGTCCTATCAATAATATAACAGGCCCTGAGAGATGGagctctgccacacacacacacacacacacacacacacacacggatgcaCACACATTCAGGGTTCATGCCGGCCGAGCGCGGTGGGGGCCGTATTCACTGTGACGCTGGTCTGCAAAGACCATTAAAAGCAGAATCGCTAAATCGGAGCTGTATTGCTACAAAAAGGATGTTTCAGCTGGGAGTTACACCAGTGAGAATACCATGTTTACCTCACAAGGCGCTCAGTgggacagaggaggagaggagacagAGTGAGGACACACTTCTCTGGGACCTAAACACATTCACCGCGGTTGAGCTGGACACAGGTTTGGGGCAGGGAACACCCGAGGCACACTGACATACTAATTCaccctctgtctcacacacacagggcaatttagagccaatAACTCACCTGCACACATATTTGGATTCCACTTAGACGAAGGCCATGCGATCATaaggagaacatataaactacaccacagactgagccagactgAAACCTACATCCAAACcaagagcccaggagctgtgaggcaccagtgctacccgctgtgccaccgtaccccgCAGACCTAAAAACGTGGACGGGGGAAGGCCTTGATGACTTTGGCTTCGGATTATTCGCGCATTTCTGAAGGTGCCCGAAAACGCCAAACGACCCAAACGGCTTCGCGCACAAAGATCGGCACGTACGAACCGTGCGCCAAGCGTTCGGAAACGCATCAGATGTCCACAGGTGAACATTTTCAGCTGAACTTTGAGCGCTCGCAGAAAGCGAGGAGTTTCTTTATGATTACGCTGCAAAACAGAGTTACTCCAGAAAGCTTTGCATATTTTATGCAAATAGAGCCCTAGGCTTTGGTATATCACAGACTGCCGGGGGgggattttcatttttattgcagccGGAAGCTTCCGAATTTCATTATTTGAGGTCGAAGATCAGCTTGTTACACAGAGCTTGCCGGAGTTCCAGAAAATGAGGTTCATGGTCAATATCATAATGtcaagatgaaaaaaaatggtgacGCAGTCTTTCTGTAAAAGCAAGAAGTTCACATGAAAAGTTGTTTCTTCCGACCGGAGCGGATACATAGAAATCGTAACGTCAAAGCAGTTTAACAAGCCCATCAGTTCAGTTACGATTTCACTTTGCGTGTCGTAAACAGCTCGCCGCAAACAGGGGTCGATGTCCCCGGCGATCCTACCTGAGCCCGGGGACTTGCTGCGACGTAGGGGTCCGAGGTTCTTGGCTCCGGAGGGCCTCGCAGGGGCGGCGGCGCGAGAGTACGAGGACTTCAGCTCCCGGCACTCTGCGGGAGCAGCGGGAAGCAACAGTGAGACGGTGCGGGACAGCCTGCTGGGTGTCCCCCTCTCCAGCGAGGTCTCTACGTCGCTGCGGTGCGACTTGGGCTCGCGAGCGACCGCGAACTCGGGCGCGGAGGCGCTCGCAGCCCAGCATACCGGAAACAAAGGCGGCCGAGGCCTTGCGACTGTGGTCCAAGCCAAAGTCATCCTGGGCATAGCGGTACTTCTCAGGTCCGCAAGCGATGAACACGTCGTCGTCCCCAAAGAAGTCCTGCAAACAGGTGAGCTGGAGAGGGAACACAGGGGCTTCATTTCACACCTCTGCTGGGAACTGGAACCAGAGCGGCTGTTCATTACACAATCCACAGCActtattaaatgttaattatacAACTGCATCACGCTTTCCAAAATCTTCTACATGTGAAGTCCATTAGTTCCCAAATTTGGCCCTtgtgtggtgaaatgagctccccctgctcctcggagctgctgaatcccttcgaACGTGCAGGAAGGGTCTCGCAACACATTTCGTTCAGACTCATTTCCCATATGAAACCTGCAACTTATTCTTGTTCCTATTTGTATGTCACCGCAGCGGGTAACGTAAATTACATGTACATTCCTCCACAGAGCCGCATCTGCATGGTAGACGGCTTTAAAGCGTCATCTGCCTTTCCGCTGCTCCCATCCActgc
Protein-coding sequences here:
- the LOC108936663 gene encoding serine/threonine-protein kinase DCLK2-like isoform X4, encoding MTTIELEHFEERDKAHRSSRGSASGTGSQSGSRANSLVPSPAHSANCSLYRTRTLQALSSEKKAKKVRFYRNGDRYFRGLVYAVSADRCRSLDALLAELTKSLADSSSLPQGVRCIYTVDGARRISSLEELLEGESYVCASNEPYRKVDYTKNVNPNWSVNVKAQGARSRSTPGSPKSEHQQRESKDFIKPKLVTVLRGGVKPRKAVRVLLNKKTAHSFEQVLADITEAIKLDSGPVKRLYTLDGKQLTCLQDFFGDDDVFIACGPEKYRYAQDDFGLDHSRKASAAFVSECRELKSSYSRAAAPARPSGAKNLGPLRRSKSPGSASGTPGTPGTPGSQTSRPRSPKASGSTPTSPGSLSSRRMSPHRGSSSSVNRAVDLSDDLSPEAVNGNACPAASVILDKYKVGKVIGDGNFAVVKECVERATGMEFALKIIDKGKCSGKEHLIENEVAVLRRVKHPNIIMLIEEVDTPSELYLVMELVKGGDLFDAITSSTKYTEQDASAMVFNLASALKYLHSLNIVHRDIKPENLLVCEYPDGTKSLKLGDFGLATVVEGPLYTVCGTPTYVAPEIIAETGYGLKVDIWAAGVITYILLCGFPPFRSENNLQEDLFDQILVGRLEFPTPYWDNITDSAKELIGRMLQVNVEARYTAEDILAHPWVTEDVAMENNLKVEMSELTMQLNGSRKHSNPTAGASVIVDNATENGSR
- the LOC108936663 gene encoding serine/threonine-protein kinase DCLK2-like isoform X2 — its product is MTTIELEHFEERDKAHRSSRGSASGTGSQSGSRANSLVPSPAHSANCSLYRTRTLQALSSEKKAKKVRFYRNGDRYFRGLVYAVSADRCRSLDALLAELTKSLADSSSLPQGVRCIYTVDGARRISSLEELLEGESYVCASNEPYRKVDYTKNVNPNWSVNVKAQGARSRSTPGSPKSEHQQRESKDFIKPKLVTVLRGGVKPRKAVRVLLNKKTAHSFEQVLADITEAIKLDSGPVKRLYTLDGKQLTCLQDFFGDDDVFIACGPEKYRYAQDDFGLDHSRKASAAFVSECRELKSSYSRAAAPARPSGAKNLGPLRRSKSPGSASGTPGTPGTPGSQTSRPRSPKASGSTPTSPGSLSSRRMSPHRGSSSSVNRAVDLSDDLSPEVNGNACPAASVILDKYKVGKVIGDGNFAVVKECVERATGMEFALKIIDKGKCSGKEHLIENEVAVLRRVKHPNIIMLIEEVDTPSELYLVMELVKGGDLFDAITSSTKYTEQDASAMVFNLASALKYLHSLNIVHRDIKPENLLVCEYPDGTKSLKLGDFGLATVVEGPLYTVCGTPTYVAPEIIAETGYGLKVDIWAAGVITYILLCGFPPFRSENNLQEDLFDQILVGRLEFPTPYWDNITDSAKELIGRMLQVNVEARYTAEDILAHPWVTEDVAMENNLKVEMSELTMQLNGSRKHSNPTAGASVIVVGPRLRHAYTHLSVALTPRIAPDSEFPCSCGEVALRLGLDCTFADVSMEHLSCSAQWMQRIIRARHLTAGIKVGFICSVI
- the LOC108936663 gene encoding serine/threonine-protein kinase DCLK2-like isoform X5; translation: MPRCGILNQGESYVCASNEPYRKVDYTKNVNPNWSVNVKAQGARSRSTPGSPKSEHQQRESKDFIKPKLVTVLRGGVKPRKAVRVLLNKKTAHSFEQVLADITEAIKLDSGPVKRLYTLDGKQLTCLQDFFGDDDVFIACGPEKYRYAQDDFGLDHSRKASAAFVSECRELKSSYSRAAAPARPSGAKNLGPLRRSKSPGSASGTPGTPGTPGSQTSRPRSPKASGSTPTSPGSLSSRRMSPHRGSSSSVNRAVDLSDDLSPEAVNGNACPAASVILDKYKVGKVIGDGNFAVVKECVERATGMEFALKIIDKGKCSGKEHLIENEVAVLRRVKHPNIIMLIEEVDTPSELYLVMELVKGGDLFDAITSSTKYTEQDASAMVFNLASALKYLHSLNIVHRDIKPENLLVCEYPDGTKSLKLGDFGLATVVEGPLYTVCGTPTYVAPEIIAETGYGLKVDIWAAGVITYILLCGFPPFRSENNLQEDLFDQILVGRLEFPTPYWDNITDSAKELIGRMLQVNVEARYTAEDILAHPWVTEDVAMENNLKVEMSELTMQLNGSRKHSNPTAGASVIVVGPRLRHAYTHLSVALTPRIAPDSEFPCSCGEVALRLGLDCTFADVSMEHLSCSAQWMQRIIRARHLTAGIKVGFICSVI
- the LOC108936663 gene encoding serine/threonine-protein kinase DCLK2-like isoform X1 codes for the protein MTTIELEHFEERDKAHRSSRGSASGTGSQSGSRANSLVPSPAHSANCSLYRTRTLQALSSEKKAKKVRFYRNGDRYFRGLVYAVSADRCRSLDALLAELTKSLADSSSLPQGVRCIYTVDGARRISSLEELLEGESYVCASNEPYRKVDYTKNVNPNWSVNVKAQGARSRSTPGSPKSEHQQRESKDFIKPKLVTVLRGGVKPRKAVRVLLNKKTAHSFEQVLADITEAIKLDSGPVKRLYTLDGKQLTCLQDFFGDDDVFIACGPEKYRYAQDDFGLDHSRKASAAFVSECRELKSSYSRAAAPARPSGAKNLGPLRRSKSPGSASGTPGTPGTPGSQTSRPRSPKASGSTPTSPGSLSSRRMSPHRGSSSSVNRAVDLSDDLSPEAVNGNACPAASVILDKYKVGKVIGDGNFAVVKECVERATGMEFALKIIDKGKCSGKEHLIENEVAVLRRVKHPNIIMLIEEVDTPSELYLVMELVKGGDLFDAITSSTKYTEQDASAMVFNLASALKYLHSLNIVHRDIKPENLLVCEYPDGTKSLKLGDFGLATVVEGPLYTVCGTPTYVAPEIIAETGYGLKVDIWAAGVITYILLCGFPPFRSENNLQEDLFDQILVGRLEFPTPYWDNITDSAKELIGRMLQVNVEARYTAEDILAHPWVTEDVAMENNLKVEMSELTMQLNGSRKHSNPTAGASVIVVGPRLRHAYTHLSVALTPRIAPDSEFPCSCGEVALRLGLDCTFADVSMEHLSCSAQWMQRIIRARHLTAGIKVGFICSVI
- the LOC108936663 gene encoding serine/threonine-protein kinase DCLK2-like isoform X3 gives rise to the protein MTTIELEHFEERDKAHRSSRGSASGTGSQSGSRANSLVPSPAHSANCSLYRTRTLQALSSEKKAKKVRFYRNGDRYFRGLVYAVSADRCRSLDALLAELTKSLADSSSLPQGVRCIYTVDGARRISSLEELLEGESYVCASNEPYRKVDYTKNVNPNWSVNVKAQGARSRSTPGSPKSEHQQRESKDFIKPKLVTVLRGGVKPRKAVRVLLNKKTAHSFEQVLADITEAIKLDSGPVKRLYTLDGKQLTCLQDFFGDDDVFIACGPEKYRYAQDDFGLDHSRKASAAFVSECRELKSSYSRAAAPARPSGAKNLGPLRRSKSPGSASGTPGTPGTPGSQTSRPRSPKASGSTPTSPGSLSSRRMSPHRGSSSSVNRAVDLSDDLSPEAVNGNACPAASVILDKYKVGKVIGDGNFAVVKECVERATGMEFALKIIDKGKCSGKEHLIENEVAVLRRVKHPNIIMLIEEVDTPSELYLVMELVKGGDLFDAITSSTKYTEQDASAMVFNLASALKYLHSLNIVHRDIKPENLLVCEYPDGTKSLKLGDFGLATVVEGPLYTVCGTPTYVAPEIIAETGYGLKVDIWAAGVITYILLCGFPPFRSENNLQEDLFDQILVGRLEFPTPYWDNITDSAKELIGRMLQVNVEARYTAEDILAHPWVTEDVAMENNLKVEMSELTMQLNGSRKHSNPTAGASVIVPQRTAPGKQHQALHPRGPCQEPWEQGPAEGLPAPFSLCSSHLPRAALT